A stretch of Macadamia integrifolia cultivar HAES 741 chromosome 7, SCU_Mint_v3, whole genome shotgun sequence DNA encodes these proteins:
- the LOC122084957 gene encoding phosphoenolpyruvate carboxykinase (ATP) 1-like produces RRTEQRTRIYQTLEQEQEANRSNGLEKIQTQTKKQNGICHDDSAPPVKAQTIDELHSLQKKKSSPTTPFRGGEVSFATISEEDRQKLQLQSISASLASLTRGTGPRVVRGDPAKKLGETPKAVSHVSDHQITLNFGTSDSALKFTHILYNLSPGELYEQAIKYEHGSFITSSGALATLSGAKTGRSPRDKRVVRDETTEGELWWGKGSPNIEMDEHTFMVNRERAVDYLNSLDKVYVNDQFLNWDPEHRIKVRIVSARAYHSLFMHNMCIRPTPEELENFGTPDFTIYNAGRFPCNRYTHYMTSSTSIDLNLGRREMVILGTQYAGEMKKGLFSVMHFLMPKRQILSLHSGCNMGKDGDVALFFGLSGTGKTTLSTDHNRFLIGDDEHCWSENGVSNIEGGCYAKCIDLSREKEPDIFNAIKFGTVLENVVFDEHIREVDYSDKSVTENTRAAYPIEYIPNAKIPCVGPHPKNVILLACDAFGVLPPVSKLSQAQTMYHFISGYTALVAGTEEGIKEPQATFSACFGAAFIMLHPTKYAAMLAEKMQKHGATGWLVNTGWSGGRYGSGNRIKLAYTRKIIDAIHSGSLLGANYEKTKVFGLEIPTEIEGVPSEILDPINTWPDKQAYDESLIKLAGLFKKNFEGFVNYQIGNDISLMEQILAAGPNF; encoded by the exons CGGAGAACGGAACAGAGAACGAGAATTTATCAGACGCTGGAACAGGAACAGGAAGCCAACCGTAGCAATGGTCTTGAAAAGATCCAAActcaaacaaagaaacaaaatggGATCTGTCACGACGACAGTGCTCCTCCCGTGAAAGCGCAGACGATCGATGAGCTGCATTCACTCCAGAAGAAAAAGTCTTCGCCAACTACGCCCTTCAGAGGAGGTGAAGTTTCTTTCGCTACCATTTCCGAAGAGGATCGCCAAAAGCTGCAGCTCCAGTCCATCAG TGCTTCGCTAGCATCTCTGACGAGGGGAACAGGGCCTAGGGTGGTGAGAGGAGACCCAGCAAAGAAACTTGGTGAAACTCCAAAGGCGGTTTCTCACGTTTCAGATCACCAGATAACACTTAACTTCGGCACCAGTGACAGTGCTTTAAAGTTCACCCACATCCTGTACAATCTCTCACCTGGCG AGCTATACGAGCAGGCGATAAAGTACGAGCATGGATCATTCATAACGTCGAGTGGTGCCTTGGCGACGCTATCGGGAGCAAAGACAGGTCGTTCTCCAAGGGATAAACGCGTGGTGAGGGATGAAACCACTGAAGGTGAACTTTGGTGGGGAAA gGGCTCACCCAACATTGAGATGGACGAGCACACCTTCATGGTAAACAGAGAAAGGGCCGTTGATTACTTGAACTCGTTGGACAag GTGTATGTGAATGATCAGTTCCTGAATTGGGACCCGGAGCACCGTATCAAAGTCCGCATTGTCTCAGCCAGAGCTTACCACTCCTTATTCATGCATAACAT GTGTATCCGACCCACGCCTGAAGAACTGGAAAATTTCGGTACTCCGGACTTCACCATATACAACGCGGGTCGATTCCCATGTAACCGTTATACCCATTACATGACATCCTCAACTAGCATAGATCTAAATCTGGGTAGGAGAGAAATGGTGATCCTTGGCACTCAGTACGCCGGAGAAATGAAGAAGGGTCTGTTCAGTGTCATGCACTTTCTCATGCCTAAGCGTCAAATCCTCTCCTTACATTCTGGTTGCAACATGGGTAAAGACGGCGATGTTGCTCTCTTCTTTGGATTATCAG GTACGGGGAAGACGACTCTCTCCACAGACCATAATAGGTTTCTAATTGGAGATGATGAGCACTGCTGGAGTGAAAATGGAGTATCGAATATCGAGGGGGGTTGCTATGCCAAATGCATTGATCTTTCCAGGGAGAAGGAACCAGATATCTTTAATGCCATCAAGTTCGGGACTG TCCTGGAAAATGTGGTGTTCGATGAGCACATCAGAGAGGTGGATTATTCAGATAAATCTGTTACAG AGAACACTCGTGCGGCGTACCCAATTGAGTACATTCCCAACGCAAAGATACCATGCGTGGGCCCACACCCAAAGAACGTCATCCTCCTTGCATGTGATGCGTTTGGTGTTCTCCCACCAGTGAGCAAGTTGAGCCAGGCCCAGACCATGTACCACTTCATCAGCGGGTACACGGCTCTG GTGGCCGGGACAGAGGAGGGCATTAAAGAGCCACAGGCAACATTCTCAGCTTGTTTTGGTGCAGCATTTATAATGTTGCATCCCACCAAATATGCGGCCATGCTGGCTGAGAAGATGCAGAAGCATGGAGCCACTGGATGGCTTGTCAACACAGGGTGGTCTGGTGGAAG GTATGGCTCAGGTAACCGCATCAAGTTGGCTTACACTAGGAAGATCATTGATGCCATTCACTCTGGTAGTCTTCTGGGAGCCAATTACGAGAAGACCAAGGTGTTTGGGTTGGAGATCCCCACTGAAATCGAGGGTGTGCCTTCAGAAATCCTGGACCCAATAAACACT TGGCCGGATAAGCAGGCATATGATGAGAGTCTAATTAAACTTGCAGGCCTATTCAAGAAGAACTTTGAGGGGTTTGTGAATTACCAGATTGGCAATGATATCTCTCTGATGGAGCAGATCCTTGCAGCTGGTCCTAACTTCTGA